In one Thermaerobacter sp. PB12/4term genomic region, the following are encoded:
- a CDS encoding S9 family peptidase: protein MTNGTDTANGFRADHPRAQGVASDRQEREAGRRPVTSRDLLDLRFAGDPRLAPGGDRVVWVERWIDADRNQYRSNLYAAPASGDGVPAPLTTGPGSDRAPRWSPDGRWLAFLSDRPLPPDARPRRRDEPAASGGGPGAATPAARPGRGGEDKPRPQLYVLPSGGGEARLLTLFKQGSGPAVWSPDGRCVATIVQVHPERGLEATGDPEPGEGDPYRRFNRDVKVVRRLRYKLDGVGYFTEHRHHVVVLDLGPDGAHLAAPSSSEPPGDGGNGAARDAGTGGPGGKGAAAAAAVPGAEAHAAALVPLARVTAGEYDVRAVAWMPSGRELVVVTNPHPDADRQPWTDVYLVSLPAAGQEGEAGAGTRAGAAAEASGRLPLDLSRDPLPPGVRKLTSSDLDVYEALPSPDGRWIAVRGQDARRYRAYSNTHLYLIAADGSQRRCLTAEADLTVGDESVNDVVGEAGATLAWAPDGSGLYALVSRRGEVQLYWFGVDGTIRPLTGGPQVLRGISLDREGRRCAYLRLTATDPGEVWVADLPSLDEPAAAPPAAAARDATPAGPGASAAGAAAWQGAARNGHPVLTGRRLSRANDGWLARIQVVEPEHFTFESDGNVLDGWLIRPVGFEPGKKYPAILQIHGGPMAMYGYAFFHEFQLLAARGYAVFYTNPRGSQGYGQAFCAAIRGDWGNRDYRDLMTFVDAVLERYDFIDRERLGVAGGSYGGYMTNWIVTHTDRFRAGVTMRCVANEHSFFGTSDIGFYDLFDLDLPPWEDPLRYLEMSPIHHIARCKTPLLVMHAEVDLRCPIEQAEQIYTALKVLGVPTEFVRFPDESHGLSRGGQPWHRVYRLDRIVDWFDRYLKPEPAPAAGRAEERAAPS from the coding sequence ATGACAAACGGCACCGATACGGCCAACGGCTTCAGGGCGGACCACCCCCGCGCCCAGGGGGTGGCGAGCGACCGGCAGGAGAGGGAGGCCGGGCGCCGGCCCGTCACCTCCCGGGACCTGCTGGACCTCCGCTTCGCCGGCGACCCGCGCCTGGCGCCCGGCGGGGACCGGGTGGTGTGGGTCGAGCGCTGGATCGACGCCGATCGCAACCAGTACCGGTCGAACCTGTACGCGGCCCCGGCCTCCGGTGACGGCGTGCCGGCACCGCTGACCACCGGTCCGGGCAGCGACCGGGCGCCGCGCTGGTCGCCCGACGGCCGCTGGCTGGCCTTCCTGTCCGACCGGCCCCTGCCGCCCGACGCCCGCCCCCGCCGCCGGGACGAACCGGCCGCGAGCGGCGGGGGGCCGGGCGCGGCGACCCCGGCTGCCCGGCCCGGCCGGGGCGGCGAGGACAAGCCCCGGCCCCAGCTCTACGTGCTGCCGTCCGGTGGCGGCGAAGCCCGCCTGCTCACCCTCTTCAAGCAAGGCAGCGGGCCGGCCGTCTGGTCGCCCGACGGCCGGTGCGTGGCCACCATCGTGCAGGTTCATCCCGAGCGGGGGCTGGAGGCGACCGGCGATCCTGAGCCCGGTGAAGGCGACCCCTACCGGCGGTTCAACCGCGACGTGAAGGTGGTGCGGCGCCTCCGCTACAAGCTGGACGGGGTGGGTTACTTCACCGAGCACCGCCACCATGTGGTGGTCCTGGACCTGGGACCGGATGGCGCCCACCTGGCGGCGCCCAGCAGCTCGGAGCCGCCGGGCGATGGCGGGAACGGAGCCGCCCGCGATGCCGGCACCGGTGGCCCGGGCGGCAAGGGTGCCGCCGCCGCAGCCGCGGTCCCCGGCGCGGAGGCCCACGCTGCCGCCCTGGTCCCCCTGGCCCGCGTCACCGCCGGTGAGTACGACGTGCGGGCCGTGGCCTGGATGCCCTCGGGGCGGGAGCTGGTGGTGGTGACGAACCCGCACCCCGACGCCGACCGCCAGCCCTGGACCGACGTCTACCTGGTGTCCCTGCCGGCGGCCGGCCAGGAGGGCGAGGCCGGCGCCGGCACCCGTGCCGGGGCCGCAGCCGAGGCCTCCGGGCGGCTGCCCCTCGACCTCTCCCGCGACCCGCTGCCGCCGGGCGTCCGCAAGCTGACCAGCTCGGACCTCGACGTCTACGAAGCGCTGCCGTCCCCCGACGGCCGCTGGATCGCCGTGCGCGGCCAGGACGCCCGCCGCTACCGCGCCTACAGCAACACCCACCTGTACCTGATTGCCGCCGACGGCAGCCAGCGGCGGTGCCTGACCGCCGAGGCCGACCTGACGGTGGGTGACGAGAGCGTCAACGACGTGGTGGGCGAGGCGGGGGCGACCCTGGCCTGGGCTCCCGACGGGTCGGGGCTCTACGCCCTGGTGAGCCGCCGCGGGGAGGTGCAGCTCTACTGGTTCGGCGTCGACGGCACCATCCGGCCCCTGACGGGCGGCCCCCAGGTGCTGCGGGGCATCAGCCTGGACCGGGAGGGGCGGCGCTGCGCCTACCTGCGGCTGACGGCCACCGACCCCGGGGAGGTCTGGGTGGCCGACCTCCCTTCCCTGGACGAACCGGCGGCGGCCCCGCCCGCCGCGGCAGCCCGGGACGCGACCCCCGCCGGCCCGGGCGCCTCCGCCGCGGGAGCGGCGGCATGGCAGGGCGCGGCCCGCAACGGGCACCCCGTTTTGACCGGCCGGCGCCTCTCCCGGGCCAACGACGGCTGGCTGGCCCGGATTCAGGTGGTGGAACCCGAGCACTTCACCTTCGAATCCGACGGCAACGTGCTGGACGGTTGGCTGATCCGGCCCGTGGGCTTCGAGCCGGGGAAGAAGTACCCGGCCATCCTCCAGATCCACGGCGGCCCCATGGCGATGTACGGATACGCCTTCTTCCACGAGTTCCAGTTGCTGGCGGCCCGGGGCTACGCCGTGTTCTACACCAACCCGCGGGGCAGCCAGGGTTACGGCCAGGCCTTCTGCGCGGCCATCCGCGGCGACTGGGGCAACCGGGACTACCGGGACCTGATGACCTTCGTCGACGCGGTGCTGGAGCGGTACGACTTCATCGACCGCGAGCGGCTGGGGGTGGCGGGCGGAAGCTACGGGGGCTACATGACCAACTGGATCGTCACCCACACCGACCGCTTCCGGGCGGGGGTCACCATGCGCTGCGTGGCCAACGAGCACAGCTTCTTCGGCACCAGCGACATCGGCTTCTATGACCTCTTCGACCTGGACCTGCCGCCGTGGGAGGACCCGCTGCGGTACCTGGAGATGTCGCCCATCCACCACATCGCCCGGTGCAAGACGCCGCTGCTGGTGATGCATGCGGAGGTGGACCTGCGCTGCCCCATCGAGCAGGCGGAGCAGATCTACACGGCCCTCAAGGTCCTGGGGGTGCCCACGGAGTTCGTCCGCTTCCCCGACGAGAGCCACGGCCTGAGCCGGGGCGGCCAGCCGTGGCACCGGGTCTACCGCCTGGACCGGATCGTGGACTGGTTCGACCGCTACCTCAAGCCCGAACCGGCCCCCGCGGCAGGCCGGGCGGAGGAACGGGCCGCCCCCAGTTGA
- a CDS encoding histidinol-phosphatase — MLIDYHMHLERGGLTREYLLRFVETARARGIGEIGITEHAYNFVEGAPLLGRPWYVERYSSGFRMADYVALLQAARAEGLPVKAGIEMDYIPGREEEIRAFLASYPLDFVIGSVHWIDDWGFDLDPATWPGRDVREAYRRYFDLAEQAVRSGLFDVFGHPDVIKVFGYKLPPAYRDELAEYHRRLARAAAETGVCLEISSAGVRKPVGEFYPDPGLLEEARRLGVRVTLASDAHEPEHVGWAYPELVLYARRHGFDTVTVFTGRVGRQEPLG, encoded by the coding sequence ATGCTGATCGACTACCACATGCACCTGGAGCGGGGCGGGCTGACCCGCGAGTACCTGCTGCGGTTCGTGGAGACCGCCCGGGCCCGAGGGATCGGCGAGATCGGGATCACGGAACATGCCTACAACTTCGTGGAGGGGGCGCCCCTGCTGGGCCGTCCCTGGTACGTGGAGCGCTACAGCAGCGGCTTCCGCATGGCCGACTACGTGGCCCTGCTCCAGGCCGCCCGGGCCGAGGGCCTGCCCGTCAAGGCGGGCATCGAGATGGACTACATCCCCGGCCGGGAGGAGGAGATCCGGGCCTTCCTGGCGTCCTACCCGCTGGACTTCGTCATCGGTTCGGTCCACTGGATCGACGACTGGGGCTTCGATCTGGACCCCGCCACCTGGCCGGGCCGGGACGTGCGCGAGGCCTACCGGCGGTACTTCGACCTGGCCGAACAGGCCGTCCGCAGCGGGCTCTTCGACGTCTTCGGGCACCCCGATGTGATCAAGGTGTTCGGCTACAAGCTTCCGCCCGCATACCGGGACGAACTGGCGGAGTACCACCGGCGCCTGGCGCGGGCGGCGGCAGAGACGGGCGTCTGCCTGGAGATCTCCAGCGCTGGGGTGCGCAAGCCGGTGGGCGAGTTCTACCCCGACCCCGGCCTGCTGGAGGAGGCCCGCCGGCTGGGCGTCCGGGTGACCCTGGCCTCCGATGCCCACGAGCCCGAGCACGTGGGCTGGGCCTACCCGGAACTGGTGCTCTACGCCCGGCGGCATGGTTTTGACACGGTGACGGTCTTCACCGGGCGGGTCGGCCGGCAGGAGCCCCTGGGTTAG
- a CDS encoding lytic transglycosylase domain-containing protein, with protein MSIHGTWGPGGAGGSWREIELLLWAAALRAGRQPGAGALPGSSPSLAGPGGGPGGDGGGGRLDFAALMAGLLAGSTPDGMPAGTGALTPIPPLFTALASALSAATTVPSTPAAPAPGASAPAASTGPGQAAATAAPTDAASRAAAPAPGTAASGLPPSGTAPPGSLSWAGAAAGLSWPRQVLEALAGAVARRHGLDPALLRAVIQAESGWNPAARSPAGAVGLMQLMPATARELGVTDPLDPVQNLEAGARYLRRQFDRFGDWRLALAAYNAGPEAVEAHGGVPPFAETRAYVEKVLRLWATQAARREEA; from the coding sequence GTGTCCATCCACGGGACCTGGGGCCCGGGGGGCGCCGGGGGGAGCTGGCGGGAGATCGAGCTGCTCCTCTGGGCGGCGGCCCTGCGGGCGGGGCGGCAGCCGGGGGCAGGGGCCCTGCCGGGGTCTTCGCCCTCGCTGGCGGGCCCCGGCGGGGGCCCGGGCGGCGACGGTGGCGGCGGCCGGCTCGACTTTGCCGCGCTCATGGCGGGCCTGCTGGCCGGTTCCACCCCGGACGGGATGCCGGCAGGCACCGGAGCCTTGACCCCAATCCCGCCACTGTTCACGGCGCTGGCGTCCGCGCTGTCGGCAGCCACGACGGTGCCGTCCACGCCGGCGGCGCCCGCGCCGGGTGCGTCCGCGCCCGCGGCATCCACCGGCCCGGGTCAGGCGGCCGCCACGGCGGCCCCCACGGACGCGGCCTCCCGCGCGGCAGCGCCCGCGCCCGGCACTGCGGCCTCCGGCCTCCCTCCGTCCGGGACCGCCCCTCCGGGGTCCCTCTCCTGGGCAGGCGCTGCGGCCGGCCTGTCCTGGCCCCGGCAGGTGCTGGAGGCGCTGGCGGGGGCGGTGGCCCGCCGCCACGGCCTCGACCCCGCCCTGCTGCGGGCGGTGATCCAAGCCGAGTCGGGGTGGAACCCGGCCGCCCGCTCGCCGGCGGGCGCCGTGGGCCTGATGCAGCTCATGCCCGCCACGGCCCGGGAGCTGGGCGTGACCGACCCCCTCGACCCGGTGCAGAACCTGGAGGCCGGTGCCCGGTACCTGCGCCGCCAGTTCGACCGCTTCGGCGACTGGCGGCTGGCCCTGGCGGCTTACAACGCGGGGCCCGAGGCGGTGGAAGCCCACGGCGGCGTGCCGCCCTTCGCCGAGACCCGGGCTTACGTGGAGAAGGTGCTGCGGCTGTGGGCCACCCAGGCCGCGCGGCGGGAGGAGGCGTGA
- a CDS encoding MetQ/NlpA family ABC transporter substrate-binding protein, with the protein MGVLSLVFSGRRWTRRAAVLVATLLIAVLVAGCGAGGAGSSGEQGDNPAGGNGSGSGGTSGTVTLKVGATAVPHAEILRDVAAPALEEQGIKLEVMEFSDYTKLNPALVDGELDANYFQHIPYLDQFNKDHGTNITPVAKVHIEPMGLYSDKITSLDQLQDGATVAIPNDPTNGGRALLLLQAAGLVKLKDGADYTATVRDIVENPKNLQIREVAAELIPRTLADVDLAAINTNYVLEAKEAGALKNPDPLFVEDADSPFANVLAVRPEDVNRPEIQALAEILVGPEVKQYIEEHYQGAVVPAQALIQ; encoded by the coding sequence ATGGGTGTCCTCTCCCTGGTCTTCTCCGGCCGCCGGTGGACCCGCCGGGCGGCGGTGCTGGTGGCGACCCTGCTGATCGCCGTCCTGGTCGCCGGGTGCGGTGCCGGCGGGGCCGGTTCGTCCGGTGAGCAGGGCGACAACCCGGCCGGTGGCAACGGGTCCGGATCGGGCGGCACGAGCGGTACCGTCACCCTGAAGGTGGGGGCCACGGCGGTGCCCCACGCCGAGATCCTGCGCGACGTGGCGGCCCCTGCCCTGGAGGAGCAGGGCATCAAGCTGGAAGTGATGGAGTTCAGCGACTACACCAAGCTCAACCCGGCCCTGGTCGACGGGGAACTGGACGCCAACTACTTCCAGCACATCCCCTACCTGGACCAGTTCAACAAGGACCACGGCACGAACATCACGCCGGTGGCCAAGGTCCACATCGAGCCCATGGGGCTCTATTCGGACAAGATCACCAGCCTCGACCAGCTGCAGGACGGCGCCACGGTGGCCATTCCCAACGACCCCACCAACGGCGGCCGGGCGCTGCTCCTGCTCCAGGCGGCGGGCCTGGTCAAGCTCAAGGACGGCGCGGATTACACCGCCACGGTGCGGGACATCGTGGAGAACCCGAAGAACCTGCAGATCCGCGAGGTGGCCGCGGAGCTGATCCCGCGCACCCTGGCCGACGTGGACCTGGCGGCCATCAACACGAACTACGTCCTGGAGGCCAAGGAAGCGGGGGCGCTGAAGAACCCCGATCCCCTGTTCGTCGAGGACGCCGACTCGCCCTTCGCCAACGTGCTGGCGGTGCGGCCGGAGGACGTGAACCGGCCCGAGATCCAGGCGCTGGCGGAGATCCTGGTGGGGCCCGAGGTCAAGCAGTACATTGAAGAGCATTACCAGGGCGCCGTGGTGCCCGCCCAGGCGCTGATCCAGTAA
- a CDS encoding methionine ABC transporter permease, with translation MAAELFSALREFGPDIVTATGQTLYMVGLAILFATLAGVPIGTLLVVMDRGHIAAFPPLRAVLAFVVNTGRSVPFIILLIALAPFTRLLVGTSLGTAAAVPPMAVAATPLVARVVETALREVDRGTVDAAVAMGASPWQVVRKVLLPEALPAVVLGITIATVGLIEFSAVAGAVGGGGLGDLAFRMGYQRWEAGVLLACVVLLVALVQGVQWAGETLARRLNHR, from the coding sequence ATGGCGGCGGAGCTTTTCAGCGCCCTGCGCGAGTTCGGACCTGACATCGTGACGGCCACGGGTCAGACCCTGTACATGGTGGGACTGGCGATCCTCTTCGCCACCCTGGCCGGGGTTCCCATCGGCACCCTGCTGGTGGTGATGGACCGGGGGCACATCGCCGCTTTTCCGCCCCTGCGGGCGGTGCTGGCGTTCGTCGTCAACACCGGGCGGTCGGTGCCCTTCATCATCCTGCTGATCGCCCTGGCCCCCTTCACCCGCCTGCTGGTCGGCACCTCCCTGGGGACGGCGGCGGCCGTGCCGCCCATGGCGGTCGCCGCCACGCCGCTGGTGGCGCGGGTGGTGGAGACGGCCCTGCGGGAGGTCGACCGCGGCACCGTGGATGCCGCCGTGGCCATGGGCGCCAGCCCGTGGCAGGTGGTGCGCAAGGTGCTGCTGCCCGAGGCCCTGCCCGCCGTGGTCCTGGGGATCACCATCGCCACCGTCGGGCTCATCGAGTTCTCGGCGGTGGCGGGGGCCGTGGGCGGCGGCGGGCTGGGCGACCTGGCCTTCCGCATGGGCTACCAGCGCTGGGAGGCGGGGGTCCTCTTGGCCTGCGTGGTCCTGCTGGTCGCCCTGGTGCAGGGGGTCCAGTGGGCCGGGGAGACCCTGGCCCGGCGGCTGAACCACCGCTAG
- a CDS encoding methionine ABC transporter ATP-binding protein, with amino-acid sequence MSAVTEAMLEVRNLVKVYRGRRGMTTALDGASLEVGRGEFFGVVGASGAGKSTLVKCITLLERPTAGSIRLGGVELTGLRGRALRQQRRRIGLVFQHFHLLWSRTAAGNVALPLEIAGVPREQIRRRVAELLDWVGLADKAGAYPSQLSGGQKQRVAIARALATQPELLLCDEPTSALDAATSRAVLELLRRVHRELGITVLLITHQLELVEAACQRVAVMDAGRVVEAGPVEQVFRNPRAAATRRLLAAAAAGGPAGDRAAPAPGTGDEPGPGAAPQAVADPALADRQAAPAAAAGAAAARWAPLASASPGAPGRSGAGAAPATGSGPLAPQAARSLAGGR; translated from the coding sequence GTGAGCGCAGTGACGGAAGCGATGCTGGAGGTCCGCAACCTGGTCAAGGTCTACCGCGGCCGCCGCGGAATGACCACGGCCCTGGACGGCGCCAGCCTGGAGGTGGGCCGGGGCGAGTTCTTCGGCGTCGTCGGCGCCTCGGGGGCCGGCAAGAGCACCCTGGTCAAGTGCATCACCCTGCTGGAGCGGCCCACGGCGGGCTCCATCCGCCTGGGCGGCGTCGAGCTGACCGGGCTGCGCGGCCGGGCCCTGCGGCAGCAACGGCGGCGGATCGGCCTGGTCTTCCAGCACTTCCACCTGCTGTGGTCCCGCACCGCCGCCGGCAACGTGGCGCTGCCCCTGGAGATCGCCGGGGTTCCGCGGGAGCAGATCCGGCGCCGGGTGGCGGAGCTGCTGGACTGGGTGGGGCTGGCCGACAAGGCGGGGGCCTACCCCTCCCAGCTGAGCGGGGGCCAGAAGCAGCGGGTGGCCATCGCCCGGGCCCTGGCGACGCAACCGGAACTCCTCTTGTGCGACGAACCCACCTCCGCGCTGGATGCGGCCACCAGCCGCGCGGTGCTGGAGCTGCTGCGGCGGGTTCACCGCGAATTGGGAATCACCGTGCTGCTGATCACCCACCAGCTGGAGCTGGTGGAGGCCGCCTGCCAGCGGGTGGCCGTGATGGACGCCGGGCGAGTGGTGGAAGCCGGGCCCGTGGAACAGGTCTTCCGGAACCCGCGGGCGGCGGCCACCCGGCGGCTGCTGGCCGCCGCCGCTGCCGGCGGTCCGGCCGGAGACCGGGCGGCCCCGGCACCCGGTACCGGGGACGAACCCGGCCCCGGGGCGGCCCCACAGGCCGTTGCCGATCCGGCCCTGGCAGACCGGCAGGCAGCCCCGGCGGCGGCCGCGGGGGCTGCAGCCGCCCGCTGGGCACCCCTGGCCTCCGCCTCGCCCGGCGCACCCGGGCGGAGCGGTGCCGGCGCAGCGCCGGCCACCGGGTCCGGCCCCCTTGCCCCGCAGGCGGCTCGCTCCCTGGCCGGAGGGAGGTGA
- the asnB gene encoding asparagine synthase B — protein MCGIAGATAPRGEAVARMLEAMAHRGPDDQGLWVGQHTLGHRRLSIIDLAGGHQPLASEDGAIRVVFNGEIYNYRELQAELQSRGHRFRTRSDTEVLLHLYEDEGPAMVRRLYGMFAFALSTPDGLFLARDPLGIKPLYVGRDRDGALLFASEMGALLPHVETIDEFPAGHYWTERDGFVRYYELPPVRYDLESPEAAVEELIARLRRAVRRRLVADVPVGVFLSGGLDSSLIAALVAEARAETGEPVHSFAVGMEGSEDLERARLVAANLGTVHHEYVFTREELLALLPTVIQRLESFDPALVRSAVPTYLVSRLARRYVKVVLSGEGADELFGGYQYLKRPEIRARLQDELREITLALHNTNLQRVDRMTMAHGLEGRVPFLSVTLVDLAWRIPPRWKIHDRSGTEKWILRQAARRFLPAAVVQREKAKFAMGTGVGPTLERFADAAVSDRELAAGREPWPGLELGSKEELLYFRWFCQTFGHRARQAARLVGRSRSLNPHQLYAPAWRAQPGTGTEMA, from the coding sequence ATGTGCGGCATCGCCGGAGCCACCGCTCCCCGCGGTGAAGCGGTGGCCCGCATGCTGGAGGCCATGGCCCACAGGGGCCCCGACGACCAGGGTCTTTGGGTAGGGCAGCACACCTTGGGCCACCGCCGGCTGTCCATCATCGACCTGGCGGGCGGGCACCAGCCCCTGGCCAGCGAAGACGGCGCGATCCGGGTGGTCTTCAACGGCGAGATCTACAACTACCGCGAGCTGCAGGCCGAACTCCAGAGCCGCGGCCACCGCTTCCGTACCCGCAGCGACACCGAGGTGCTGTTGCACCTCTACGAAGACGAGGGACCGGCCATGGTGCGGCGGCTCTACGGCATGTTCGCCTTCGCCCTCTCCACCCCCGACGGGCTCTTCCTGGCCCGCGACCCCCTGGGGATCAAACCCCTCTATGTGGGCAGGGACCGGGATGGGGCGCTCCTCTTTGCCTCGGAGATGGGGGCCCTGCTGCCCCACGTGGAGACCATCGACGAGTTTCCCGCCGGGCACTACTGGACGGAACGGGACGGGTTCGTCCGGTACTATGAGCTGCCCCCGGTGCGGTACGACCTGGAGAGCCCCGAAGCGGCGGTGGAGGAACTCATCGCCCGGCTGCGGCGGGCGGTGCGGCGGCGCCTAGTGGCCGACGTCCCCGTGGGGGTGTTCCTCAGCGGCGGCCTGGACAGCAGTCTGATCGCCGCCCTGGTAGCGGAAGCGCGGGCGGAAACCGGAGAGCCGGTCCATTCCTTCGCCGTGGGCATGGAGGGCAGCGAGGACCTGGAGCGGGCCCGGCTGGTGGCGGCCAACCTGGGGACGGTCCACCACGAGTACGTCTTCACCCGCGAGGAACTGCTGGCCCTGCTGCCCACCGTGATCCAGCGCCTGGAGTCCTTCGACCCCGCCCTGGTGCGCAGCGCGGTGCCCACCTATCTGGTGTCGCGGCTGGCGCGCCGGTATGTCAAGGTGGTGCTCTCCGGCGAGGGAGCGGACGAGCTCTTCGGCGGCTACCAGTACCTCAAGCGGCCGGAGATCCGGGCGCGGCTGCAGGACGAGCTGCGGGAGATCACCCTGGCGCTGCACAACACCAACCTGCAGCGGGTCGACCGCATGACCATGGCCCACGGCCTGGAAGGGAGGGTACCCTTCCTCTCGGTGACCCTGGTCGACCTGGCGTGGCGCATCCCGCCGCGGTGGAAGATCCACGACCGCAGCGGCACCGAGAAGTGGATCCTGCGGCAGGCGGCCCGCCGGTTCCTCCCCGCGGCGGTGGTCCAGCGGGAGAAGGCCAAGTTCGCCATGGGCACGGGCGTGGGCCCCACCCTGGAGCGCTTCGCCGACGCCGCCGTCAGCGACCGCGAGCTGGCGGCGGGCCGGGAGCCGTGGCCGGGGCTGGAGCTGGGCAGCAAGGAAGAGCTGCTGTACTTCCGCTGGTTCTGCCAGACCTTCGGCCACCGGGCCCGGCAGGCGGCCCGGCTGGTGGGACGGAGCCGCAGCCTGAACCCCCACCAGCTCTACGCCCCCGCCTGGCGCGCCCAACCCGGGACGGGGACGGAGATGGCCTGA
- a CDS encoding branched-chain amino acid ABC transporter substrate-binding protein, translating into MFGGTWLRGARRGMVALLAGALMVGTAACGGAGGGAGSGNSGSSDKIVIGVQGPFTGDYAAEGKGFRQAIELVKEQVNAQGGVLGKQIEVIYEDDKGQPNESTLAAQKLASQGVVAVIGSYNSTATEAAQQVYADAGILHITPSSTATHLTEKGLKNFFRMAFLDSAQGQFAAALLVDKLGARKVALVHDSSTYAEGLAKWTRKFLEEKGAQVVFYDAINPQESDYSALLSNLKSTNPDAIYFTGYFSQAGLLVKQARDLGITVPIAAGNASNNDEVIKTAGAAAEGFITTTEPAPADLPYEEARQFVQDYKAKYNEDPVSIWTAMAADSFRVIVEAIKQTQSTDPAKLADYLRNDLQAFPGISGPITFDDKGDREGTVYAAYQVKDGKFTLFVPPQQ; encoded by the coding sequence ATGTTCGGGGGTACCTGGTTGCGCGGTGCGCGCCGCGGGATGGTGGCCCTGCTGGCGGGCGCCCTGATGGTGGGGACCGCGGCCTGCGGCGGGGCAGGCGGTGGCGCGGGCAGCGGGAACAGCGGGAGCAGCGACAAGATCGTCATCGGCGTGCAGGGGCCCTTTACCGGCGACTATGCCGCCGAAGGCAAGGGCTTCCGCCAGGCCATCGAGCTGGTCAAGGAACAGGTGAACGCCCAGGGCGGGGTCCTCGGCAAGCAGATCGAAGTGATCTACGAAGACGACAAGGGCCAGCCCAACGAGTCGACCCTGGCGGCCCAGAAGCTGGCCTCCCAGGGCGTGGTGGCCGTGATCGGCTCCTACAACTCGACGGCGACCGAGGCGGCCCAGCAGGTGTACGCCGACGCCGGCATCCTGCACATCACGCCGTCGTCCACGGCCACCCACCTGACAGAAAAGGGCCTGAAGAACTTCTTCCGCATGGCCTTCCTGGACAGCGCCCAGGGCCAGTTTGCCGCCGCGCTGCTGGTCGACAAGCTGGGTGCCCGGAAGGTCGCGCTGGTGCACGACAGCTCGACCTACGCGGAGGGCCTGGCCAAGTGGACCCGGAAGTTCCTGGAGGAAAAGGGCGCCCAGGTGGTGTTCTACGACGCCATCAACCCCCAGGAGAGCGACTACTCCGCCCTGCTGAGCAACCTCAAGAGCACCAATCCCGACGCGATCTACTTCACGGGCTACTTCAGCCAGGCGGGGCTTCTGGTCAAGCAGGCGCGCGACCTCGGCATCACCGTGCCCATCGCCGCCGGCAACGCCTCGAACAACGATGAGGTGATCAAGACGGCCGGCGCGGCCGCGGAGGGCTTCATCACCACCACCGAGCCTGCGCCCGCCGACCTGCCTTACGAAGAGGCGCGCCAGTTCGTCCAGGACTACAAGGCCAAGTACAACGAGGATCCGGTGAGCATCTGGACGGCCATGGCGGCCGACAGCTTCCGGGTCATCGTCGAGGCCATCAAGCAGACCCAGTCGACCGATCCTGCCAAGCTGGCCGACTACCTGCGCAACGACCTGCAGGCCTTCCCTGGCATCTCCGGCCCCATCACCTTCGACGACAAGGGTGACCGGGAAGGCACCGTGTACGCGGCGTACCAGGTGAAGGACGGCAAGTTCACCCTGTTCGTGCCGCCGCAGCAGTAG
- a CDS encoding branched-chain amino acid ABC transporter permease codes for MLVQQVVNGLTVGSIYALVALGYTMVFGVLKMINFAHGDLFALGAYLGLTFLIWGALGQGTGGLVGVLLAGLLAALSVGLAGVLVERVAYRPLRGAGRLPAVVSALGMSVFIQNGIMLIWGAFPVAFPHDMLPEASWSVGGVTVSLMRLVILGGSLLLMLALYLFVQYTRLGAAMRAIAVDHETARLMGIDVNRLIQLVFLLGAALGGLAGVMVGLYYGQLNFTMGWLYGLKAFTAAILGGIGNIPGAMVGGLVLGLAETLAAGYVAGEWKDAVAFFILILILLVRPTGLLGERVAEKI; via the coding sequence ATGCTGGTCCAGCAGGTAGTCAACGGGCTCACCGTGGGCTCGATCTACGCCCTGGTTGCACTTGGCTACACCATGGTCTTTGGCGTGCTGAAGATGATCAACTTCGCCCACGGCGACCTGTTTGCCCTGGGGGCATATCTGGGCCTGACCTTCTTGATCTGGGGGGCCCTCGGCCAGGGCACGGGCGGGCTGGTGGGGGTCCTGCTGGCCGGGCTGCTGGCGGCGCTGAGCGTGGGCCTGGCCGGCGTGCTGGTGGAGCGGGTGGCCTACCGGCCCCTGCGCGGTGCCGGCCGCTTGCCCGCCGTGGTGTCGGCCCTGGGCATGTCCGTGTTCATCCAGAACGGGATCATGCTGATCTGGGGCGCCTTTCCGGTGGCCTTTCCCCACGACATGCTGCCGGAGGCCAGCTGGTCCGTGGGCGGCGTGACCGTCAGCCTGATGCGCCTGGTGATCCTGGGCGGCTCGCTGCTTCTGATGCTGGCGCTTTACCTGTTCGTCCAGTACACCAGGCTCGGCGCGGCCATGCGCGCCATCGCCGTGGACCACGAGACGGCGCGGCTGATGGGGATCGACGTCAACCGGCTGATCCAGCTGGTGTTCTTGCTGGGCGCGGCCCTGGGCGGGCTGGCCGGGGTCATGGTGGGGCTCTACTACGGCCAGCTCAACTTCACCATGGGCTGGCTCTATGGCCTCAAGGCGTTCACCGCCGCCATCCTGGGCGGTATCGGGAACATCCCGGGCGCCATGGTGGGCGGCCTAGTGCTGGGCCTTGCCGAAACCCTGGCCGCCGGCTACGTGGCGGGCGAGTGGAAGGACGCCGTGGCCTTCTTCATCCTGATCCTGATCCTGCTGGTGCGGCCCACGGGCCTGCTGGGCGAGCGGGTGGCCGAGAAGATCTAG